The following nucleotide sequence is from uncultured Draconibacterium sp..
AAGTATTTGGCGTACCCGAGGTGTATGTTCCTACAATCATTCCATCTTCAACGGTAAAAGGTGCTTCTCCGTTCCGAAGTTCCCAACCATCCAGGTTTTTTCCGTTGAACAGGTCAACAAAATCACTTTTTTCACTTGTGCATGATACTGCAAAAAGGCTTACCAGTAGCAAGCCTACTAAACTTCGTTTCATAATTACTTTTTTCTATTATTAAATATTTTGGTTTATACTATTGTTATCGTCAACTCTATTTTTTGCTCTCCTTTTGGGAAATAAGCCATAATTGGGACCGCTTCAACACCGGGCACCATGTTAAAAGTGCGGCTGCGTGGCATTTCTTTAATTTTTATAGGTGCATTTGCAGTAACCTTAACCAATCCCGCTGGTTTTTGAATGGTTATTTCATTGGTATTCAACTGCGTTACCTTTTCGCCCGATTGAGATACAATTGGTAAAACAAATGCCGTTTGCACTTTTATAGTTTCTGTTGTTTTAGCTATAATTTGCATTTTATCTGCCGAGCAATTGTATAAAATATCGAAATTGGATGCCGTATCTTCAACAGCCTCCCGCTTTTCATTTTTAAGTTCTGCTTTGGCATGCATCGAGATTTCATCGGCGTTATCCGACGATTTAAAAGTTGCAGTTAAGTCGAACAGGTTGGTATACCAAACCTCGTCTTTATAAGTCTCAACGCGCGGTGTTAAAGCAATATCCTCGCCGGGAGCTTCTTGTTGGTTGTACACTTCTCCCAATTTATAAATGGCCATACTTGCTGTACACAACAGTCCTAACTTATTATGATACAGCATTGCCAGAGAACCACCCGTTGCCTGGCGAAAGTCGTTCTTGTGGTAATATTCAGCATCGTAGGCACTAATTGTTCCCCGCCAGTCGCCACGTGCAAAAAGCGAAACATCAAGCTCCTTGTAATATTTTACACCATCGGCTACTGCTCTTGGCAGCGGTGTTTCTGTATTAATTTCAGGAAGATGATCCCAATGATCGAGTATTGAAGCCAAAGGTTTTACATGTTCAAAAGTATGGTGAATGCATGGTTTTATACCATGCGAAACGTAATGCATACCTCCATGCAATAAGCCATCGGCTGTGCACTGTTTAAGCAATTCGGTATATTTTACAGCAGCAGTACCTAAAGCGGGATTACGATCGGCCAACATTACCAGGGCGGGTTGACTGCCATCAGATGTGCGGCTACCCCAATATGTCCATTTAAACATGCGTGTTCCCCAACTGTTGTCCCATCCTCCATCGGGCAACATAAATTCCAAATGCGTGTTCATCGATTTTGTAGCCAGTTGCAGCAGCTCTTCATCATTTTCCTGAAGTGCGTACATCACCAAACTGTTAAGGGTTTCTTCCACATTATATCCTAAATCGATACCCGGTAAACCTTTTTCACTTAATTTATGTGCCGTTGGTTTTATTTCGCCAAACAATAATTTGTTGGGTTCAGTAAAATAGGCTTTTACATCGGCTGCCAGCTCCTTGCTTCGCGTCGTATATTTCGGCTCATTCAATACCCTTCCGAGCAAGTTAAATACATAAATACATGATGCTCCGTAATTTACATTGGTAGTATCAACAGCAGTAAATTTTTTATACGTGAATTCAGCTGCCCTGCGCAGTCGATCCATCCATCGGTTTCGACGTTCTTCATCCAATAAATCGCCGTGGTATTTTAATGCTTCGGCAAGCGACACTGCGCCAAAAGCAGTTATTCCATCCCATGAATTTGGTTTCAGCTCATTTGTCCAGGCACCATCAGGTCGGGTAACATTTTCGCTCCACTCAAAAACGGCAATTCCGGCATCGAGGTATTTTTTATCACCAGTTGCTTTTGCCATGTACAGAAAAGGATAAACTGCATCGAAACAGCGGGTATGAACCGTATCGCAAGCCGGGCATTCCAGCATTCCATGAACTTTAGGATTTGATGGATTATTGACTTGAACCTTAGTCATTCCATCGCACCAGTCTTTTAAAAGTTCAAATGATAGTTTTTTAAATTCGGCCGAGTGCTCTTCTTTTGTTGAGCAACCTTGTAGTACTGAAGCTATTGGCAGACAAGTTCCCAGTCCGGCAACAGTTGACAATTGTAAAAAATTTCTCCGTTTCATTTCTCTTCACTTTCAAAATCATTAAAACCCAGGATACTCTTTAATGTGCTGCCCCAATTACGTGAACAGGTTCTCCATCCGTACCATTTGTTCTGGCTTTCTGTTCAACAAAATAGGGCTGAAATGTGTATGACGAAAGTGAATCCCACTTCACATTGGTGGTTGGTAAATATTTTTTCAACAGACTAATTTCATCCTTGTATTCTGGATTTTTTGACTGGTTGATAAATTCATTTGGGTCACTCTTATGATCATACAATTCCTCCGTACCATCTTCATACTGAATGTATCTGAATCCGCGGGCTTTTACTGCATGGTTGTTCATGCCATATGTTGTTAAGGCGTAATCATCGCTATTCGCCCCGGTTCCTTTCATTACCTGAACAAGGCTTTCGCCTTCAATTTTATCATATGAAGGTAGTCCACACAATTCCAGCAAAGTAGGATAGATAGAAAGCATTTCTGCCGGAGTATTTACAACCTTCCCTTTGGGTAAGTTTGGCGCAGCAAACATTAAGGGTGCATTGGTTGCCGGTTCCCAAAGTGCATGTTTTGCAAAGGTACCTTTCTCCCCTAAACGGTATCCATGATCCGACCATAAAACAATTACAGTATTCTTAGCATACTCGCTATTTTCAAGCGCGTCAAGAACACGGCCTATTTCATAATCAACAAAACTTACACATGCCAGATAGGCTTGAATAATGTTTTTCCACTCGCCACTTTCTTTTGCCCATTCGGTTGATGGCATCATGGGTAAATCATTAATTTTAAGTGCCACAGGTGGAACGTCATCTAAATCATCTGATCTATAAGGTGCCACTTGAATTCCTTCTATCGGATGCATATCAAACCATTTTTGAGGAACATACAAAGGCACGTGAGGGCGTAAGAATCCAAGTCCCATAAAAAATGGTTTGTCGTAACTTTTATTCAATCGTTCTATCACCCAATCTACCGACTGGTGGTCGGGCATTAGAGAATCTGCTTCAGGAAAAGCGCCCCAATCGGTACTTGTCCTGCCATAATTTTTTCGGTCTGATGTTCCAAAACCATCCCAAACAAATCTCTTCTCAGGAAGTGGTCCAAATCCTTTAACTCTACCGCCGGATTCATCAAAAACTCCATCCGGTGCATGAGAATGAAACAGTTTCCCAATTCCCATAGTGTAGTACCCCTGGTTACGGAAATATTCGGGCAGATAAATGATTTCTCTTGTTGCCTCATTATCTTCTCTTCGGATTTTATTGTCATCAATCATACCATAAATACCCGTAGTTGAAGGTCGCAAACCAGTCATAATTGATGCTCTGGAAGGACCGCACAAAGGGGCCTGACAGTGTGCATTGGAAAACAAAACTCCCTGTGATGCCAATTTATCCATATTTGGTGTTTTGGTATTTGAATAGCTTTTTAAACACCCCAACCAGGTATTTAAATCGTCGACGGCAATAAAAAGAACATTGGGTTGACCAGACATTGTTTCAACCGTTTTACTATCCTTTTTTGTTTGGCAGGAAGAAAAAGAGATTAATCCAGCTAATGCTATTACACAATAAATTTTAGTCATAGTCCTTTGTTAAATGTTTTATCCCTTTTGCAAATCTTAATTAAAATGAAATATCGTAAACTTCACCAATTACAATGCGTATCTACTTTTCAATAAGATTAGGAGATACCACAACATCTACATCGTTGTAATCCTGAATTGCCAAATCGTCCCGAAACTCCTTTTTTCCATCGAAACCAAACTTTTCCAGGTAATACTCACGAGGCTTTACTTCTGTTTCGCCAATGCGCGACAGCTCATTCATTAATTGCTTGTCGAGTTCTTGCTGAATTTCAGCATAGTCTTCATTTCCAACCAGGTTATTTAACTGCAAGGGGTCTTTTTCATTATCAAAAAGCATTGACGGGCCATCGGGTGTTTTCGCATAGGTATATCTGGCCGTTTTTATTGCTCTATATTCATCATCATCATATGCAATATCAAAAGGGCAAGGATTCATAAACAACGCTACCCTGTCTATGTCTTTCGATGGGTCTTTAACAATTCCCGATAAATCATAGCCTTCAATACTTTTAGGTATTTTGATATTACAAAGCGACAATAAAGACGGTAAAATATCAGGGGTAGTAATTGGCGCTTCAGCCTTTTTACCCTTGGCCATTTCCATATTAGGATATGAAATCAGAAAAGGTATTTCTGATGATTCGGAATAAGCCTGATGTTTCATAAATGGACGATACCCGTGTGCCCCCATCATTTCGCCATGGTCGGAAGTAAACACAATTATGGAATTATCGTAGATTCCCAATTCTTTTGTTTTGTCGATAATTTCGCCAATGGCTTTATCGGTAGCTGTACAATGCGCATAGTATCCTTGTAATTCTTTTAAAGCCCACTCTTGCATATCGTCTGTAACGTTAGCACTTAACTTCAATTTATCAGGAGTATACATTTCCATGTATTCTTTTGGTGCCGTTTGATGCGGAAAGTGCGGTGTTGCCAAAGAAACGAACAACAAAAAGGGCTTCTCTTTCTGTGCGTTATCCTGCATGTATTTTTTTGCTTCATTAGCAATGGCGAAGGTTGAATAACCCTCCCAATATTTTATTTCAGGATCGTTGTTCGCGTAATAATGTTCTTTAGGATAATTATGGTCACATTCCGAACCTTTCCAAAAATCGAAACCCTGACGACGTTCGGGAGCTACATTATTTTTTCGGCCATGTCCGTCTAAATGCCATTTTCCAAGATAAGCGGTACTGTAATTGGCTTCTTTGTATATTTCAGCCATGCATAATTCTTCTGACGGCAAATACACATCGTTTAGGAACATTCCGGTTGACGTGGGGAAACGCCCTGTTAAAAGCGAAGCGCGATATGGTGTACATACAGGACAAACAGAGACGGCATTGTTAAAATTCACTGCCTCTTTCGCGAACTTATCCAACTCGGGTGTCCTTACAATATCATTACCAGCATATCCCAATGCTGATGCTCGCCACTGGTCGGTAAGAATAAATATAACGTTAGGTTTCTTTTCTTGTTTGCACGACGAAAATAAAACAAGGATCAGAGCAAAAATGACTAGTTTATTCATAAAAAATATATTATTGGAAATGAATTAATAACTTATGCTAAAACACTAACTTTTACTGTTACACTATTCGATGTTTCGGGATTAATTTCAGCCAAAACCGGAACTGCTTCAACACCTGGAACCAGGTTAAACACCCTGCCCCTTTCGGTTGGCTTTATTTGTAAAGGAACATTCGATTCAAGTACAACTGTTCCCCCGGCTTTAAAAATTTCAATTTTATTGGGTGAAGATTGAACTACTTTTTCGCTATTGATTGAGGCCACAGGTAAAACCAATGTAGCTTCCTTTGTATTACCTTTTGAAGCTTGCGCTCTTATTTCCACAATGTCATTTGTGAAATTGTAGTTTAATTGAAAATTGGAACCTGCTCCGGCTAACTTCTCTCTATTTTCATTTTGGATTTGGGTCTCCACTTCAAATCGAATTTCATTGTCTGATTCCGAACAATTTACTTTTGCTTCCAGATCGTATAAATTGGTATACCACTGGTTGTTTTCTTTCACCTCTATGCGTGGTGTAAGAGCAAACTCTTCGCCATCGTAATATTGCTGATTATTCGGTTCAACAATAATATATTTAGCCATACTTGCAGCAAAAAGCAAACCTGCTTTTTTATGGTACAAAACAGCAAGTGCCCCGCCCGTTGCCTGTTGAACCGGCTTTGTTTTGTGATAAAGCATATCGTAACTGGTAACTGTTCCGCGCCACGATTTATTGGAAACCAACCATGTGGAAATTTCGGGAAACTCTTTTAAACCGTAGGCAGTTTCGCAAGGTAAAGCCCTTTTTATATCGATTTTTGGCAGCTTCTTTCCGGCATCCAATATTCCGGCCAAAGGTTTAGCATGTGCAAAAGTATGGTGAATACAAGGTGGTATTCCGTGTGAGATATAATGCGGTCCGCCATGAATTAATCCATCGGCCGTGCATTCTTTAAGCAGCTGTGTACTTTGGTAAGCCACTCTTCCAAATGCCGGATTTCGGTCAGCCATCATCCCGTAGCCCATTTGGCAGCCATCGGTGGTGCGGCTTCCCCAATAGCTCCACTTATTATGGCGCGTTCCCCAGGTATTGTCCCATGCACCATCGGGCAACATAAATTCGGCGTGGCTTGCCAGGGCTTTCTCCAGTAACTCCAACAACTCGCTATCGTTTTCTTCCAGCGCATATAAAACCACGCTGTTCAACGATTCTTCCACGTTGTAACCCAAATCTACTCCGGGCAAGCCTTTGGCACTTTTTTTATCGATGGGTTTGGCTTCGCCCCACAGTAAAGTATTGGGTTTGGTGAAAAAGTTTTTTACATCTTTGGCCAGCTCCTTACTACGCGCTGTATATTTAGGCTCGTGCAAAACTTTGCCAAACAAATGCATCCCGTAAACAGCCGTAAAGCCATAATTTACATTGGTAAAATCAATCGAAAATTTGTCTAAAATATAGTCGGCAACTTTTCGCAATCGTTTCGTCCATTTTTCACGTAAAGCTTCATCCAAAATATTTCCATGGTAATGCAATGCTTCACCC
It contains:
- a CDS encoding sulfatase, producing MTKIYCVIALAGLISFSSCQTKKDSKTVETMSGQPNVLFIAVDDLNTWLGCLKSYSNTKTPNMDKLASQGVLFSNAHCQAPLCGPSRASIMTGLRPSTTGIYGMIDDNKIRREDNEATREIIYLPEYFRNQGYYTMGIGKLFHSHAPDGVFDESGGRVKGFGPLPEKRFVWDGFGTSDRKNYGRTSTDWGAFPEADSLMPDHQSVDWVIERLNKSYDKPFFMGLGFLRPHVPLYVPQKWFDMHPIEGIQVAPYRSDDLDDVPPVALKINDLPMMPSTEWAKESGEWKNIIQAYLACVSFVDYEIGRVLDALENSEYAKNTVIVLWSDHGYRLGEKGTFAKHALWEPATNAPLMFAAPNLPKGKVVNTPAEMLSIYPTLLELCGLPSYDKIEGESLVQVMKGTGANSDDYALTTYGMNNHAVKARGFRYIQYEDGTEELYDHKSDPNEFINQSKNPEYKDEISLLKKYLPTTNVKWDSLSSYTFQPYFVEQKARTNGTDGEPVHVIGAAH
- a CDS encoding sulfatase is translated as MNKLVIFALILVLFSSCKQEKKPNVIFILTDQWRASALGYAGNDIVRTPELDKFAKEAVNFNNAVSVCPVCTPYRASLLTGRFPTSTGMFLNDVYLPSEELCMAEIYKEANYSTAYLGKWHLDGHGRKNNVAPERRQGFDFWKGSECDHNYPKEHYYANNDPEIKYWEGYSTFAIANEAKKYMQDNAQKEKPFLLFVSLATPHFPHQTAPKEYMEMYTPDKLKLSANVTDDMQEWALKELQGYYAHCTATDKAIGEIIDKTKELGIYDNSIIVFTSDHGEMMGAHGYRPFMKHQAYSESSEIPFLISYPNMEMAKGKKAEAPITTPDILPSLLSLCNIKIPKSIEGYDLSGIVKDPSKDIDRVALFMNPCPFDIAYDDDEYRAIKTARYTYAKTPDGPSMLFDNEKDPLQLNNLVGNEDYAEIQQELDKQLMNELSRIGETEVKPREYYLEKFGFDGKKEFRDDLAIQDYNDVDVVVSPNLIEK